From Aerosakkonema funiforme FACHB-1375, one genomic window encodes:
- a CDS encoding type II toxin-antitoxin system HicB family antitoxin: MEFYTVVLRQSAGYWVSLCLENGLVGQGSNPEDSISKLKEAIESFQDVYEMETKVFKAPISIEELHEFLTVEGEDISSDIYELRKVYDNC; the protein is encoded by the coding sequence ATGGAATTTTACACAGTCGTACTCAGGCAAAGTGCGGGTTATTGGGTGTCTTTGTGTTTGGAGAATGGATTAGTAGGACAGGGAAGTAATCCAGAAGATTCTATTAGCAAGCTTAAAGAGGCTATAGAGTCTTTTCAAGATGTTTATGAAATGGAAACAAAGGTTTTCAAGGCTCCGATTTCTATAGAAGAGTTGCATGAATTTTTGACGGTTGAGGGTGAGGATATTAGTTCTGATATTTATGAATTAAGGAAAGTTTATGACAATTGTTGA
- a CDS encoding DUF29 domain-containing protein, with product MSQASIATTKSLYDRDFYLWIQTTAEQLKKGQFNEIDIPNLIEEIESMGRSEKRELKSRLIVLLMHLLKWQYQPEKRSESWRSTISEQRICIEGLLEDSPSLQPLVSEVFDDCYQKSRLKASEETGIKLNFFPKESPFTLEETLKESFFER from the coding sequence ATGAGCCAAGCATCGATCGCAACTACAAAAAGTCTCTACGATCGAGATTTTTATCTATGGATTCAAACAACTGCTGAACAGCTAAAAAAAGGTCAATTTAATGAGATAGATATTCCTAATTTAATCGAAGAAATTGAAAGTATGGGCAGAAGTGAGAAGCGCGAATTGAAAAGCCGTTTAATCGTGCTTTTAATGCACCTGTTAAAATGGCAATATCAGCCGGAAAAGCGGAGCGAAAGTTGGCGTAGCACCATCAGCGAACAGCGTATTTGTATCGAAGGATTACTAGAAGATAGTCCCAGTTTGCAACCTCTAGTTTCCGAAGTGTTTGATGATTGTTATCAAAAATCACGTTTGAAAGCGTCGGAGGAAACGGGAATTAAATTAAACTTTTTTCCTAAAGAGTCACCTTTTACTTTAGAAGAAACTTTGAAAGAAAGTTTTTTTGAGCGATAA
- the acnB gene encoding bifunctional aconitate hydratase 2/2-methylisocitrate dehydratase, with protein sequence MLSAYRQQVAERAALGIPPLPLNAQQTSELCELLKNPPSGEEETLLDLLTNRVPPGVDAAAYVKAGFLTGVAKGEITCSLITPQSAVYLLGTMLGGYNVQSLVDLLKSHDSLIAGAAATALSHTLLVFDAFNDVLHLSDVNPYAKQVVDAWAEADWFIGRPKLPKEITVTVFKVPGETNTDDLSPAPHATTRPDIPLHATVMLESRMPGALQTIAQLKEKGHPVAYVGDVVGTGSSRKSAINSVLWHIGEDIPHVPNKRSGGYILGSAIAPIFFNTAEDSGALPIECDVTKMETGMVITIHPYKGEITNEAGEVISNFTLKPDTILDEVRAGGRIPLLIGRTLTDKTRAALGLEPSPVFTRPKQPADTGKGYTLAQKMVGKACGLPGVRPGTSCEPIMTTVGSQDTTGPMTRDELKELACLGFSADLVMQSFCHTAAYPKPVDVKTHKELPDFMAERGGVALRPGDGIIHSWLNRMLLPDTVGTGGDSHTRFPLGISFPAGSGLVAFAAALGVMPLDMPESVLVRFKGELQPGVTLRDIVNAIPYVAIQKGLLTVEKKNKKNVFSGRIMEIEGLPDLKVEQAFELTDATAERSCAGCTIKLSVETVSEYIRSNIALLKNMVARGYQDARTIMRRVAKMEQWLANPVLMEADADAEYAEIIEIDLNEIKEPIVAAPNDPDNIKLLSEVANDPVQEVFVGSCMTNIGHYRATAKVLEGEGAVKTRLWICPPTRMDEQQLKEEGYYGIFGAAGARTEMPGCSLCMGNQARVADATTVFSTSTRNFNNRMGKDARVYLGSAELAAVCALLGRIPTVQEYLDIVAKKIHPLAGDLYRYLNFDEIAGFEDEGRVIALEDMPKIEDILGIPAGALN encoded by the coding sequence ATGTTGTCAGCTTACCGTCAACAGGTTGCTGAAAGAGCGGCTTTAGGAATTCCGCCGCTACCTTTAAATGCACAGCAGACTTCGGAATTATGCGAACTGCTGAAAAATCCGCCATCCGGGGAAGAAGAGACATTGTTGGATTTGCTGACAAATCGCGTTCCTCCGGGTGTGGATGCAGCTGCTTACGTGAAAGCGGGATTTCTCACTGGTGTTGCAAAGGGCGAAATCACTTGTAGTCTGATTACTCCCCAATCAGCGGTTTATCTGTTGGGTACGATGTTGGGTGGGTACAATGTGCAATCGTTGGTAGATTTGCTCAAATCTCACGATAGCTTAATTGCAGGCGCAGCAGCCACAGCTTTAAGTCATACGTTGTTGGTGTTTGATGCTTTTAACGATGTCCTGCATTTGTCAGATGTCAATCCTTATGCTAAGCAGGTAGTTGATGCTTGGGCGGAAGCAGATTGGTTTATCGGGCGTCCCAAATTGCCGAAAGAGATTACCGTCACGGTGTTTAAGGTTCCTGGCGAAACGAATACCGATGATTTGTCCCCTGCACCTCATGCTACCACTCGCCCGGATATTCCCTTGCACGCTACCGTGATGTTGGAATCGCGGATGCCGGGGGCGTTGCAAACTATTGCACAATTGAAGGAAAAAGGGCATCCTGTCGCTTATGTGGGGGATGTAGTCGGGACTGGTTCTTCCCGCAAGTCAGCGATCAACTCGGTGTTGTGGCATATTGGGGAAGATATTCCTCACGTTCCCAATAAGCGATCGGGAGGATATATATTAGGAAGTGCGATCGCTCCCATCTTCTTCAATACTGCCGAAGATTCCGGTGCATTGCCGATCGAATGCGATGTCACCAAAATGGAAACCGGAATGGTAATTACCATTCATCCCTACAAAGGAGAAATTACCAACGAAGCTGGCGAAGTTATCTCCAATTTTACCCTCAAACCAGATACAATTCTCGACGAAGTAAGAGCAGGCGGACGCATTCCTCTATTAATTGGACGCACTCTCACCGATAAAACTCGCGCCGCATTAGGATTAGAACCTTCACCTGTATTTACCCGTCCAAAACAACCCGCAGATACGGGTAAAGGTTACACTTTAGCACAGAAAATGGTCGGGAAAGCTTGTGGATTGCCCGGTGTTCGTCCCGGTACATCTTGCGAACCAATTATGACAACCGTTGGTTCCCAGGATACCACAGGCCCGATGACCAGAGATGAGTTAAAAGAACTCGCTTGTTTGGGATTTAGTGCAGATTTAGTCATGCAAAGTTTCTGTCACACCGCAGCATATCCCAAACCAGTTGATGTGAAAACTCATAAAGAATTACCCGATTTCATGGCAGAACGCGGTGGCGTTGCATTGCGTCCCGGAGATGGAATTATTCACTCTTGGTTAAACCGAATGTTGTTACCAGATACGGTAGGAACTGGTGGCGATTCCCATACTCGTTTCCCATTAGGAATTTCCTTTCCCGCAGGTTCCGGTTTAGTAGCATTTGCTGCTGCTTTGGGCGTGATGCCTTTGGATATGCCGGAATCAGTTTTAGTGCGATTCAAAGGTGAATTGCAACCCGGTGTAACGCTGCGAGATATCGTCAATGCGATTCCTTACGTAGCAATTCAAAAAGGATTGCTAACTGTGGAGAAGAAGAACAAGAAAAATGTCTTCTCCGGGCGAATTATGGAGATTGAAGGTTTGCCAGATTTGAAAGTCGAGCAAGCTTTTGAATTGACCGATGCTACCGCCGAACGTTCTTGTGCTGGTTGCACGATTAAACTGAGTGTAGAAACCGTTTCCGAGTATATCCGCTCCAACATTGCGCTATTAAAAAATATGGTAGCGCGAGGTTATCAAGATGCGCGTACTATCATGCGTCGCGTCGCGAAAATGGAGCAATGGTTGGCAAATCCAGTATTAATGGAAGCTGATGCTGATGCGGAATATGCGGAAATTATCGAAATCGATTTGAACGAAATCAAAGAACCAATTGTTGCTGCACCAAACGACCCGGATAATATTAAATTATTGTCCGAAGTTGCTAACGATCCGGTGCAGGAAGTTTTCGTCGGTTCTTGCATGACAAATATCGGTCATTATCGCGCTACTGCCAAGGTTTTGGAAGGCGAAGGTGCGGTGAAAACTCGGTTGTGGATTTGTCCGCCAACTCGGATGGACGAACAGCAATTGAAAGAGGAAGGTTACTATGGCATTTTCGGTGCTGCTGGTGCGAGAACGGAAATGCCCGGTTGTAGTCTTTGTATGGGTAATCAAGCGCGAGTTGCCGACGCTACAACGGTGTTTTCAACTTCTACCCGCAACTTCAATAATCGCATGGGTAAAGATGCGCGAGTTTATCTAGGTTCGGCTGAATTAGCAGCAGTTTGTGCGTTGTTGGGAAGGATTCCGACGGTGCAGGAATATCTGGATATTGTGGCGAAGAAAATTCATCCTTTAGCTGGCGATTTGTATCGGTATTTGAATTTCGATGAAATTGCTGGTTTTGAGGATGAAGGAAGGGTAATTGCGTTGGAAGATATGCCTAAGATTGAGGATATTTTGGGTATTCCGGCGGGTGCGTTGAATTAG
- a CDS encoding REP-associated tyrosine transposase, with translation MSNYRRVIIPGATYFFTQVTYQRIPWLCSDISRETLRKGLQRLQILYPFSLDAIVLLPDHLHCIWTLPDGDSNYAGRWRYLKIFVTRSCGHKLQIAAEISLSRQKRQEKNLWQRRYWEHLITDETDFNNHYNYIHYNPVKHGLCQSPKDWKFSSFHRFVKQGIYPEDWGANETPYILENIGNE, from the coding sequence ATGTCTAACTATCGAAGAGTAATCATCCCTGGTGCAACTTATTTTTTTACTCAAGTAACTTATCAAAGAATACCTTGGTTATGTAGTGATATTAGTCGGGAAACTTTGCGAAAAGGTTTACAAAGATTGCAAATTTTATATCCATTTTCACTAGATGCGATCGTACTTTTACCCGATCATCTTCATTGTATTTGGACTCTTCCTGATGGAGATAGTAATTATGCAGGTCGTTGGCGTTACTTAAAAATTTTTGTCACTCGTAGTTGTGGACATAAATTACAAATTGCAGCCGAAATTAGTCTATCTCGTCAAAAACGTCAAGAAAAGAATTTATGGCAAAGACGTTATTGGGAACATTTAATTACAGATGAAACAGATTTCAATAATCATTATAATTATATTCATTATAATCCCGTAAAGCATGGGTTATGTCAATCTCCTAAAGATTGGAAATTTTCTAGTTTTCACCGCTTTGTTAAGCAAGGAATTTATCCTGAAGATTGGGGTGCAAATGAAACTCCTTATATTCTTGAAAATATTGGGAATGAATAA
- a CDS encoding HNH endonuclease yields MSRPYLSPELRKFIAQRADCLCEYCLISETDRPSGCQIDHIISLKHGGETIAENLAYSCLYCNLNKGTDLGSIIWRTGELVRFFNPRRDRWSEHFRLEGATIQPLTDIGEVTERIFQFNYSDRLLERQLLINVNRYPSPSALQRINN; encoded by the coding sequence ATGTCTCGTCCTTATCTTTCTCCTGAGTTGAGAAAATTTATAGCACAAAGAGCAGATTGTTTATGTGAATATTGTTTAATTTCAGAAACAGATCGGCCTTCTGGTTGTCAGATAGACCATATTATCAGTTTAAAACACGGTGGCGAAACCATAGCCGAAAACTTAGCATATTCTTGTTTATATTGCAATCTAAATAAAGGTACAGATTTAGGTTCAATTATTTGGCGCACAGGTGAACTGGTAAGATTTTTTAATCCTAGACGCGATCGCTGGTCAGAGCATTTTCGTCTAGAAGGTGCAACGATTCAACCTTTAACAGATATTGGGGAAGTGACAGAGAGAATATTTCAATTTAATTATAGCGATCGCCTTCTGGAAAGACAACTTTTAATCAATGTCAATAGATATCCCTCCCCATCAGCTTTACAACGCATCAATAATTAA
- a CDS encoding pentapeptide repeat-containing protein translates to MDANEVLRRYATGERNFRQQDWRGLSLVKANLSGIDLTGANLNNSDLSNSDLSNANLNWVNLKGANLSGANLTGVKMPNGYMHNDLIESANYFG, encoded by the coding sequence ATGGATGCCAATGAAGTTTTAAGACGATATGCAACGGGCGAAAGAAATTTTAGGCAACAAGACTGGAGAGGACTCAGCTTGGTTAAAGCCAATTTGAGCGGAATCGATTTGACTGGAGCAAATTTAAATAACTCAGATTTGAGTAACTCAGATCTAAGTAATGCCAATCTAAATTGGGTCAACCTCAAAGGAGCAAATTTAAGCGGAGCAAATTTGACTGGGGTAAAAATGCCTAATGGGTATATGCACAACGATTTAATAGAGTCTGCTAATTATTTTGGCTAA
- a CDS encoding PRC-barrel domain-containing protein, translating into MRKGTDLIDKAIIAYDTGKRIARVQDLIFDQNDNQLLGFLVKESGLFRSAKAIPLGAVKAIGLNAIVVADDRAIVSATEVPQIDKILERNLVVRGTRVLTTDGRYLGSVVDLYFDDRTGKIEGYEASGGLFADAYSGRSFIPAPYDVKIGEEITFVPPAIADLMAEQVGGVLGAVQTAGSRLQESSEVANQKIQEAAVATNVRIQQGVESANIMLQEAGAVTNAKIQEGVESANIMLQDAANGASDRFAQGSRSAATAVTNGLIDPEEQLVYVVGKQLDRDVTTKDGTMFAMKGQPITLPLAEEAQGLGILDRLYRATGGMKAGIDRRFQDATDRVETNLQGTTRSANTALSNTLAWMGVDRAKGRRAQRLLRDENGSIIVAPGQIVTDIAIERAKVYGREAALLDAVGLQPSEAARYSTKEAFSRTGTKFQEEAAIAQENISVLWENLKEKFREAQGRGTRAFHQRRIEQALGRPVTRVILDPQDNIILNVGELITHRAIQQAERGRVLNILLNSVYMKQPNISETELRASEHGMASLNGDRTIESKQRVYLENSHL; encoded by the coding sequence ATGAGAAAAGGTACTGACTTAATCGATAAAGCTATTATTGCTTACGATACAGGAAAAAGAATTGCACGGGTTCAAGACTTAATTTTTGACCAAAACGATAATCAGTTGCTTGGTTTTCTAGTCAAGGAAAGTGGGCTATTTCGTAGTGCCAAAGCGATCCCACTAGGAGCAGTGAAAGCGATCGGACTGAACGCGATTGTTGTGGCTGACGATCGCGCGATCGTTTCAGCAACAGAAGTTCCTCAAATTGATAAGATTCTGGAGCGCAACTTGGTTGTGAGAGGGACTCGCGTTTTGACCACAGATGGTCGCTATCTGGGTTCGGTTGTAGATCTGTATTTTGACGATCGAACTGGAAAGATTGAGGGCTACGAAGCATCGGGTGGACTGTTTGCAGATGCTTACTCTGGACGCTCTTTTATTCCCGCTCCTTATGATGTCAAAATTGGTGAAGAGATTACCTTTGTGCCGCCTGCGATCGCCGATCTAATGGCGGAGCAAGTGGGTGGAGTTCTCGGTGCCGTACAAACTGCTGGCAGCAGATTACAAGAGTCCAGCGAAGTTGCTAACCAAAAGATACAAGAAGCGGCGGTGGCAACGAATGTTAGAATCCAGCAAGGCGTAGAATCTGCCAACATTATGCTGCAAGAAGCAGGTGCGGTAACGAATGCCAAAATTCAGGAAGGTGTAGAATCTGCCAACATTATGCTGCAAGATGCTGCCAACGGTGCTAGCGATCGCTTTGCCCAAGGTAGTCGCAGTGCAGCTACTGCTGTTACGAACGGACTGATCGATCCAGAAGAACAATTGGTATATGTAGTTGGCAAACAACTCGATCGCGATGTCACTACCAAAGACGGTACGATGTTCGCGATGAAAGGTCAACCGATTACATTGCCACTAGCTGAGGAGGCGCAGGGACTCGGTATCTTAGATCGGCTGTATCGAGCAACTGGTGGAATGAAGGCGGGGATCGATCGACGTTTCCAAGACGCGACAGATCGAGTCGAAACTAATTTGCAAGGAACAACTCGCAGTGCTAACACGGCGCTGTCGAATACACTGGCTTGGATGGGAGTCGATCGAGCCAAAGGTCGCCGCGCTCAACGATTGCTTCGCGATGAAAATGGTTCGATTATCGTCGCTCCCGGTCAGATTGTAACGGATATCGCGATCGAACGAGCGAAAGTGTACGGGCGTGAAGCTGCTTTACTGGATGCCGTTGGCTTGCAGCCTTCGGAAGCTGCTCGATACAGCACTAAAGAGGCATTTTCTCGAACTGGTACGAAATTTCAGGAAGAGGCTGCGATCGCGCAAGAGAATATCAGTGTTTTGTGGGAAAATCTGAAAGAGAAGTTTAGAGAAGCGCAAGGTCGCGGTACGAGAGCTTTTCATCAAAGGCGAATCGAGCAAGCTTTGGGTCGCCCTGTGACTCGCGTCATTTTAGATCCGCAGGACAACATCATCCTCAATGTGGGCGAGTTGATCACTCATCGAGCAATTCAGCAAGCAGAACGAGGCAGAGTGCTGAATATTCTGCTGAACTCAGTTTATATGAAACAGCCAAACATCTCGGAGACTGAACTTCGGGCTTCAGAACACGGGATGGCTTCGCTCAATGGCGATCGCACAATCGAGTCAAAGCAGAGAGTTTATCTCGAAAACTCGCATCTGTAA
- a CDS encoding fasciclin domain-containing protein, with product MADIVDTAVNAGSFSTLVAAVKAANLVDTLKGAGPFTVFAPTDEAFAKLPEGTVDALLKDIPKLKKILTYHVVSGKVMAADVVKLKSAKTVEGSEVKIDASNGGVKVNNSKVSTADVAADNGVIHIIDTVLIPA from the coding sequence ATGGCTGACATTGTTGATACTGCCGTTAATGCTGGTTCTTTCAGCACCCTAGTTGCCGCAGTCAAGGCTGCGAATTTGGTAGATACTCTCAAAGGCGCTGGCCCTTTTACTGTCTTTGCCCCTACTGATGAGGCGTTTGCTAAACTTCCAGAAGGCACAGTAGACGCATTGCTTAAGGACATTCCAAAACTCAAGAAAATCTTGACTTATCATGTCGTTTCAGGCAAGGTGATGGCCGCTGATGTGGTTAAACTGAAGTCAGCTAAGACGGTTGAAGGTTCAGAGGTAAAAATTGATGCTTCCAATGGCGGCGTCAAGGTGAATAATTCCAAAGTTTCAACAGCCGATGTAGCTGCTGATAACGGTGTTATCCACATCATTGATACAGTGTTAATTCCTGCGTAA
- a CDS encoding GNAT family N-acetyltransferase, protein MTVFPPQEPKVVIRPVQYRDLEALEQIFTQACEVEDHSCCADTKRQLQRVRGWYWLFKFLSWFPNPFQYKFCAYVAQQDREVRGTIQISPFNRTRSTWRVEQVVVDPKARSQSIGSQLLRYCFETIWEARTWLLEVNIHDKTTLALYRQNGFQPLAQMTYWAIAPDILQELQQGEPDLPNLLPVSNADAQLLYQLDTASMPPLVRQVFDRHVQDFKTSFFGALIEGLRQWFGQTEVVSGYVFETQRKAAIGYFQIQLSRNGSVPHTAQLTVHPAYTWLYPELLAQMARIAQDFPPQSLQLASADYQPEREEYLEQLGAERVEHTLLMSRSVWHKLRESKLVSLEGLPLSEVLQGLQRSRQPVPGRMSWLRSRQLATPESARTDLASNVSGQPGSKSESGSETVGGVAFKVSRNGSSGNSSSVDGGETHQEEPSC, encoded by the coding sequence ATGACTGTATTCCCCCCCCAAGAGCCAAAAGTTGTCATCCGTCCAGTTCAATACCGAGACCTGGAAGCGCTCGAACAGATTTTTACACAGGCGTGTGAGGTAGAAGACCACAGCTGCTGCGCTGACACAAAAAGGCAGCTGCAAAGGGTTCGCGGCTGGTACTGGTTGTTCAAGTTCTTAAGTTGGTTTCCCAACCCGTTCCAGTATAAGTTCTGCGCCTATGTAGCCCAGCAGGATCGGGAAGTGAGGGGCACGATCCAAATATCTCCCTTTAATCGCACGCGCAGTACCTGGCGAGTAGAACAAGTGGTGGTTGACCCAAAAGCACGCAGCCAAAGCATAGGTTCCCAATTGCTGCGCTATTGCTTCGAGACAATCTGGGAAGCACGCACTTGGTTGCTAGAAGTAAATATTCACGACAAAACGACACTGGCTTTATATCGCCAAAATGGCTTTCAGCCTTTGGCCCAAATGACTTATTGGGCGATCGCACCGGATATACTCCAAGAACTGCAACAAGGAGAACCGGATTTACCCAACCTACTGCCGGTCAGCAATGCCGATGCTCAACTGCTTTATCAACTCGATACCGCATCCATGCCCCCCTTGGTGCGGCAAGTATTCGATCGCCACGTCCAAGATTTCAAAACCAGCTTCTTCGGCGCTTTAATAGAAGGACTGAGACAGTGGTTTGGCCAAACCGAAGTCGTAAGCGGCTACGTGTTTGAAACGCAGCGCAAAGCAGCGATCGGTTATTTTCAAATCCAACTCAGCCGCAACGGTTCCGTACCCCACACCGCCCAACTGACCGTTCATCCCGCCTACACCTGGCTTTATCCGGAATTGCTGGCCCAGATGGCCCGCATCGCCCAAGATTTCCCGCCCCAATCTTTGCAACTAGCTTCAGCCGACTACCAACCAGAAAGAGAAGAATATCTAGAACAACTCGGCGCTGAACGAGTGGAACATACCCTCCTGATGTCTCGTTCCGTTTGGCATAAGCTGCGGGAATCGAAACTGGTATCCTTAGAAGGACTGCCCTTGTCTGAAGTGCTGCAAGGTTTGCAGCGCTCTCGCCAACCAGTACCGGGAAGAATGTCTTGGTTGCGATCGCGGCAGCTAGCAACGCCAGAATCGGCAAGAACTGATTTAGCATCGAACGTTTCCGGGCAACCAGGGTCAAAATCGGAATCTGGCTCGGAAACAGTCGGAGGCGTCGCTTTTAAAGTATCTCGCAACGGTTCCTCTGGCAACTCATCCAGCGTTGATGGCGGCGAAACTCACCAAGAAGAACCTTCTTGCTAG
- the ruvX gene encoding Holliday junction resolvase RuvX yields the protein MTESQEFLAPAPPHPRTPAFTSALGLDVGSKRIGVAGCDRIGLIATGLTTIERKSFERDLEHLSQLVADRQAEVLVVGLPYSMNGTLGFQARQVQKFAQRVGKALQLPVEYVDERLTSFQAEEMLKEAKKSPSRHKSSIDRIAASIILQQWLDERRTRK from the coding sequence ATGACAGAAAGTCAAGAGTTTCTTGCCCCCGCACCCCCGCACCCCCGCACCCCCGCTTTTACATCAGCACTGGGATTGGATGTCGGTAGCAAGCGCATAGGGGTAGCCGGATGCGATCGCATCGGTCTGATTGCCACAGGTCTGACCACGATTGAGCGCAAATCATTTGAGCGGGATTTGGAGCATCTGAGCCAACTTGTAGCAGATCGACAGGCAGAAGTCCTTGTCGTCGGGTTACCTTATTCCATGAACGGAACTTTAGGTTTTCAAGCTCGACAAGTACAGAAATTTGCCCAGCGCGTCGGCAAAGCCTTGCAATTGCCTGTAGAGTATGTTGACGAACGGCTAACCTCATTTCAGGCGGAAGAGATGTTAAAAGAAGCCAAAAAATCCCCATCCCGCCATAAAAGTTCGATCGATCGGATTGCTGCGTCCATAATTTTGCAACAATGGTTGGACGAGCGTCGCACGCGGAAATAG
- a CDS encoding DUF3727 domain-containing protein: protein MSKQKENGYSQDEPVILKDEAGRELACYIERFLEVEGKEYVLLLPVDSPVEIFAWNEDFEDEEAATLIEDDESINKIFPTAQAVLAEQDLVLKHTAFSLTVAGELPEVDEEEILTLEIEDEISQQQPEELQFLASFYHEEQEYAIYTPLDPLLFFGRLTQGGKAELLSPEEFQRVQPMLEEQLFDELE from the coding sequence ATGTCTAAACAGAAAGAAAATGGATATTCTCAAGACGAACCTGTCATCCTCAAAGATGAAGCGGGACGCGAACTAGCCTGTTACATCGAGCGGTTTCTGGAAGTCGAGGGGAAAGAGTACGTTCTCTTATTACCCGTTGACTCACCAGTAGAAATTTTTGCTTGGAATGAAGACTTCGAGGACGAAGAGGCGGCAACTCTCATAGAAGACGACGAGAGCATTAACAAAATCTTTCCCACTGCCCAAGCTGTCCTGGCAGAGCAAGACCTCGTTCTCAAGCACACCGCATTCTCTCTGACCGTTGCCGGAGAATTGCCAGAAGTAGATGAGGAAGAAATTCTCACCCTGGAAATTGAGGATGAAATATCCCAGCAACAGCCAGAAGAGTTGCAGTTCCTGGCCAGTTTTTACCACGAGGAACAGGAATACGCCATTTACACTCCCCTCGATCCGCTGTTATTCTTTGGTCGTCTTACTCAAGGGGGTAAAGCCGAGTTACTTTCCCCAGAAGAATTTCAAAGGGTGCAGCCAATGCTAGAAGAACAATTGTTCGATGAATTGGAATAA
- the mltG gene encoding endolytic transglycosylase MltG, translated as MRLSKWLFYLALFPAVLLGSGWQGWAWWSWASGPPLGSVPATASPESKKWVQIRIPPGTSSSQIGRDLESAGLIRSAQAWNLWARWLSVQNKPGFKAGTYQLSPTQSLPEIAAEVTTGKELQRSFTIPEGWSRKQMAAYFESQGFFKAQDFLAAASQIPRDRFPWLPSAIPHLEGFLYPDTYQVAATGSITPQSIINTMLKRFEELALPVYQKDPNRTQYSLLQWATLASIVEKEAVLPVERPRIAGVFIRRLRQGMKLESDPTVEYGLNIQQTADRPLTFKQVGTPSPYNTYLNRGLPPTPIASPGLASLKAVLNPEDTEYLFFVARYDGSHVFSRTLAEHEAAVVAIRKQRAARRQEELKIKN; from the coding sequence ATGCGCCTCTCCAAGTGGTTGTTTTATCTTGCCCTATTCCCAGCGGTGCTGCTAGGAAGCGGTTGGCAAGGCTGGGCTTGGTGGAGTTGGGCTTCTGGGCCTCCGCTGGGCTCAGTACCCGCCACAGCATCGCCGGAATCGAAAAAATGGGTGCAAATCCGTATTCCCCCAGGAACTTCTAGTTCCCAAATTGGCCGGGATTTGGAGTCTGCCGGTTTGATTCGTTCGGCGCAAGCTTGGAACTTGTGGGCGCGTTGGTTGTCCGTGCAAAACAAGCCGGGGTTTAAGGCAGGTACCTACCAGTTATCCCCCACGCAGTCGCTGCCAGAAATAGCGGCGGAAGTTACGACAGGCAAAGAGTTGCAGCGTAGCTTCACTATTCCGGAAGGTTGGTCGCGCAAGCAGATGGCAGCTTATTTTGAATCTCAGGGCTTTTTCAAAGCTCAAGATTTTTTAGCTGCCGCCAGCCAGATCCCTCGCGATCGCTTTCCCTGGCTACCCAGCGCCATACCTCACTTGGAAGGCTTTTTGTACCCGGATACCTATCAGGTAGCAGCAACGGGTTCGATAACGCCTCAAAGCATTATCAACACAATGCTCAAACGCTTTGAGGAATTAGCTTTGCCCGTCTATCAAAAAGACCCAAACCGAACCCAGTACAGCCTGCTCCAGTGGGCGACTCTAGCCAGTATCGTAGAAAAAGAGGCGGTGCTTCCTGTGGAACGCCCTCGCATTGCCGGAGTTTTTATCCGACGTTTGCGCCAGGGTATGAAACTGGAATCTGACCCAACGGTTGAATACGGATTGAATATTCAGCAAACCGCAGATCGACCTTTAACATTCAAGCAAGTTGGGACGCCTTCTCCCTATAATACCTATCTCAATCGAGGTCTGCCGCCGACTCCGATCGCCAGTCCCGGATTGGCTAGTCTCAAAGCAGTCCTCAATCCTGAAGATACGGAATATCTGTTTTTTGTGGCTCGCTATGATGGCAGTCATGTGTTCAGTCGCACCCTGGCAGAACACGAAGCCGCAGTTGTGGCAATCCGAAAACAACGCGCCGCCCGACGTCAAGAGGAATTAAAAATTAAAAATTAA